TGATTTTTGCAGCGCCAGCCATACAAGGATTGAAATTTCTAGCAGTTCCTTTGAAGATGAGGTTTCCTGCTGTATCGCCTTTCCAGGCTTTTATGATGGCAAAATCAGCGTTGAAAGCCAATTCCATAATATGCATTTTACCGTTGAATTCACGAGCTTCTTTTCCTTCGGCGACTTCGGTTCCGTAGCCTGCCGGGGTAAAAAAAGCGGGAATTCCGGCTTGTGCTGCCCGACATCTTTCTGCCAAAGTTCCTTGCGGAATCAAGTCTACTTCGAGTTCTCCGGAAAGCATTTGGCGTTCGAATTCGGCATTTTCTCCTACATAGGAAGAAATCATTTTTTTGATTTGTTTTTTTTGCAAAAGCAATCCGAGACCAAAATTATCGACACCGGCATTGTTGGAAATACAGGTAAGATTGTTGGTTTCTTTTTTGACAAGTTCGGCAATGGAGTTTTCCGGAATACCGCACAATCCAAAACCACCGAGCATTAGTGTCATTCCGTTTTCGATTCCTTGAAGGGCTTCTTGAACTGTATTTACTTTTTTATTAATCATAAATGAGTCTCGTATTAGCGGATTATTGTACTGGATTTGCAATTCAATTAGGAATACTAATGCCTAGCCCTGATGGAAGCGACATCCTTTTATGCCGGTTTTCGGCATGAAAGATATAGCGTACAGCGGGAAACAGCTCCTGATTAATTGAATCTGTTTGACTTTTATAATTCGAATTCGTCTGTGCTTTGTTCTACTGCGGTAGAGTCTTGAACGACTTTTGGCGCGGTGTAACAATCTACTTTTATGGATAGATTTGCGGGTCTGTCGAATTGTCCTTTGGATACGTGAAGTGCCGGATCGGCATAACAAAGTTTCATGAAATAACCCCAAACTGGTAATGCGGCTGTGGCTCCTTGTCCGTAAGTGATGCTTTTGAAACGTGCGGAACGGTCTTCGCAACCTACCCAAACTCCGGTCACCAGGTTAGGAACCATTCCCATGAACCAACCGTCGGATTGGTTTTGTGTGGTACCTGTTTTTCCTGCTATAGGGTTTTTGAACTGGTACGGATATCCTGTCCAGCGATTGTCTCCGTTTCCTCCGCCTGTTGTGCGCAAACGATCTCCTGATCCTCCTTCGGTTACGCCTTCTAATAATTTGATGACAGCAAAGGCGATGTCTTTGTTTAGAACATCATGAGATTCGGGTATGGGTTCGTAAATGATTACGCCACTTTTATCTTCAATTTTGGTCAAAAATTGTGGTTTGATGTATACGCCTTGATTGGCAAAAGTGCTGTAGGCTGCAACCATATCATGTACGGTAATTTCAACAGCTCCTAATGCAATTGAGGGTTGGTTTACAATTTCAGATTGAACGCCTAATTTGTGTGTTAAGTCAATTACTGCTTCAGGTCCTACTTTGTCAATTAATTTGGCCGAAATAGTATTGATGGAGTTGGCTAATGCTTTTTTCAAAGTCACCATTCCTCTGTATCTGTTGTCGGAGTTTCTTGGTTCCCAATCCTCGGTAACATGGTGTTCGCCTTTGCGAATCATGAATGGAGAATCGACGATAGAATCACAAGGAGACATGTTCAGTTGTTCGATGGCGGTTGCATAAACAAACGGTTTGAAAGTGGAACCTACTTGTCTGGCTCCTTGTCCTACGTGATCGTATTGAAAATATTTGTAATTGATACCGCCAACCCATGCTTTTATGCTTCCTGTTTGCGGTTCCATGGCCATAAGACCGGATTGTAAAAAGTGTTTGTAATACCGAATAGAATCCAGAGGTGTCATGATGGTATCTCTTTCTCCTTTCCAGGTGAAAACCTTCATTTTTGTCTTTACTTTGAATGAGGCTATAATTTCTTCTTCACTTTTATCCATTGATTCCATGATGTTCCAACGTGTGGATGATTTCATGGCTTGGTTCATGATTCGTTGCGTTTCGGCTTGTGATATGTTGACAAATGGTGCGTTTTTATTGTCCTTAGACTGTTCAAAAAACTCTTCTTGAAGGTTTGCCATGTGTGCTTCAACTGCTTCCTCGGCATGCAATTGCATTCTGGAATCGATGGTGGTGTAAATTTTTAAACCGTCTTTGTAAATGTCATAATCAGACCCGTCCGGTTTTTTGTTTTCTTCTACCCATTTTTTCATGTAATCACGCAAATATTCTCTAAAATAAGTGGCCGTTCCATCTTTATGACTTTCTAATTTGAAGTTCAGTTTGATAGGTAAACTTTGTAATCTTACTTTTTGATCTTTGGTAATGATGC
This region of Flavobacterium lacustre genomic DNA includes:
- a CDS encoding CoA transferase subunit A encodes the protein MINKKVNTVQEALQGIENGMTLMLGGFGLCGIPENSIAELVKKETNNLTCISNNAGVDNFGLGLLLQKKQIKKMISSYVGENAEFERQMLSGELEVDLIPQGTLAERCRAAQAGIPAFFTPAGYGTEVAEGKEAREFNGKMHIMELAFNADFAIIKAWKGDTAGNLIFKGTARNFNPCMAGAAKITIAEVEELVEAGTLDPNQIHIPGIFVQRIFQGEQYEKRIEQRTTRKKD
- a CDS encoding penicillin-binding protein 1A, which encodes MAIRKNNNQINNSEKDIQYYSKKFWKVFLYSMGGLALFFLFASWGLFGSMPSFEDLENPDSNLATEIISADGVVIGKYFEKNRSQLKYSDLPKNLVQALVATEDARFYEHSGIDGRGTMRAILSFGTSGGASTLTQQLAKQLFHGEGSKFLPFRIVQKAKEWIIAIRLERQYTKNEIIAMYCNVYDFGNNSVGVSSAAKTYFSKEPKDLTIDESAILVGMFKNSGLYNPVRNPEGVTNRRNVVLLQMEKAGIITKDQKVRLQSLPIKLNFKLESHKDGTATYFREYLRDYMKKWVEENKKPDGSDYDIYKDGLKIYTTIDSRMQLHAEEAVEAHMANLQEEFFEQSKDNKNAPFVNISQAETQRIMNQAMKSSTRWNIMESMDKSEEEIIASFKVKTKMKVFTWKGERDTIMTPLDSIRYYKHFLQSGLMAMEPQTGSIKAWVGGINYKYFQYDHVGQGARQVGSTFKPFVYATAIEQLNMSPCDSIVDSPFMIRKGEHHVTEDWEPRNSDNRYRGMVTLKKALANSINTISAKLIDKVGPEAVIDLTHKLGVQSEIVNQPSIALGAVEITVHDMVAAYSTFANQGVYIKPQFLTKIEDKSGVIIYEPIPESHDVLNKDIAFAVIKLLEGVTEGGSGDRLRTTGGGNGDNRWTGYPYQFKNPIAGKTGTTQNQSDGWFMGMVPNLVTGVWVGCEDRSARFKSITYGQGATAALPVWGYFMKLCYADPALHVSKGQFDRPANLSIKVDCYTAPKVVQDSTAVEQSTDEFEL